A single Paenibacillus kribbensis DNA region contains:
- a CDS encoding FecCD family ABC transporter permease → MLTTIVRKWTGLGVCLILLAGALFLGLLLGRTLIPPQLMISSLLYYDAQNVEHVLIHTERLPRIIIAAVVGAGLAMAGAFMQALTRNPLASPSTFGINAGALFFVSIAAVVFSVQSMMSLMGFALIGAGLAAVLVYVIGSLGRDGLTPIKIVLSGSAIHALFMSMIQIILVMNETGMQNVLFWMAGSVSGRSLEMLQPLFPFMLVAGISAMLMGRAVNLLVTGEDVAKGLGQNTLWVKCAMGLIIVVLAGCSVAIAGAIGFVGLIIPHVARALVGADYRWITPFSAVLGALLLVSADTAARVLISPQEIPIGVITALIGVPFFIYIARKGGAWK, encoded by the coding sequence ATGCTAACGACGATTGTAAGAAAATGGACTGGACTTGGTGTATGTCTGATCCTGCTCGCGGGTGCCTTGTTCCTTGGCCTGCTGCTGGGCAGAACGCTGATTCCACCGCAATTGATGATATCTTCTCTACTGTATTATGATGCTCAAAATGTAGAGCATGTGCTGATACATACCGAACGTTTGCCGCGCATAATCATTGCTGCTGTTGTAGGCGCGGGCTTGGCGATGGCAGGAGCCTTTATGCAGGCGCTTACTCGCAACCCGTTGGCTTCGCCGAGCACGTTCGGTATCAATGCGGGTGCTTTATTCTTCGTTTCTATCGCTGCGGTCGTGTTTTCGGTCCAGTCCATGATGTCTCTGATGGGCTTTGCCTTGATCGGCGCAGGACTGGCGGCTGTGCTGGTATATGTCATCGGTTCATTAGGTCGGGATGGTTTGACACCGATCAAGATTGTATTGTCCGGCTCTGCCATTCACGCCTTGTTTATGTCGATGATCCAGATTATTTTGGTGATGAATGAAACGGGGATGCAAAATGTGTTGTTCTGGATGGCTGGCTCTGTCAGCGGACGTTCGCTGGAGATGCTGCAGCCTCTATTTCCTTTTATGCTGGTGGCGGGGATCTCGGCGATGTTGATGGGTAGAGCGGTGAATCTGCTTGTGACCGGGGAAGATGTAGCGAAGGGCCTGGGGCAAAATACGTTATGGGTAAAATGCGCCATGGGACTCATTATTGTGGTGCTGGCTGGATGCTCTGTTGCGATTGCGGGGGCGATTGGCTTCGTCGGTCTGATCATTCCGCATGTGGCGCGGGCTTTGGTTGGTGCGGATTATCGCTGGATTACCCCTTTTTCGGCGGTATTGGGTGCTTTGTTATTGGTGTCGGCCGATACTGCTGCCAGAGTGCTGATTTCACCGCAGGAAATTCCGATTGGTGTGATTACGGCTTTGATCGGGGTTCCCTTTTTCATCTACATTGCCCGTAAAGGAGGGGCGTGGAAATGA
- a CDS encoding ABC transporter substrate-binding protein, translated as MFRASSKGSIWVALMVVLLLLSGCGAGGAGTNAGGAPEASSTDSVRTIEHVLGKTEIKGTPKRVVTLYNGANDVMIAYGIKPVGIVEASGTEPVYDYLKKDLEGIPTVGLETQPNMEEIYKLKPDVIIATKFRNEATYQQLSEIAPTVAVDQLYEWKDTVKLIGQVLNQEDKGAQLLADWDQRVADFKKKMGDRLPIKASIVNFRADHARIYYMGFAGQILKELGFTRPPEQEADKWGIKVNSKESIPDMNADTLFVFNSGKDQAAIEKNYEAWTSHPLWKNLDAYKKKSIFKVNEVNWNLAGGYLSANLMLDDLYQLYDLKL; from the coding sequence ATGTTCCGAGCATCAAGCAAAGGGAGTATATGGGTTGCACTCATGGTTGTATTGCTGCTTTTATCAGGCTGCGGTGCTGGAGGTGCGGGTACGAATGCCGGTGGAGCGCCAGAAGCTTCCTCAACCGACTCCGTACGCACCATCGAGCATGTCTTGGGTAAAACCGAAATTAAGGGTACACCCAAGCGGGTCGTAACGCTGTATAACGGAGCCAACGATGTTATGATCGCCTATGGTATAAAGCCTGTGGGGATTGTGGAGGCGAGTGGAACCGAGCCGGTGTATGATTATTTGAAAAAGGATCTCGAAGGGATTCCGACAGTTGGTCTGGAGACACAGCCGAATATGGAGGAAATCTATAAACTGAAGCCGGATGTCATCATTGCAACCAAATTCCGTAACGAAGCGACGTACCAGCAATTGTCGGAAATCGCACCTACGGTTGCCGTCGATCAGCTATATGAGTGGAAAGATACGGTGAAGCTGATCGGGCAAGTGTTGAATCAGGAGGACAAGGGGGCACAATTGCTGGCAGATTGGGATCAGCGTGTAGCGGACTTTAAAAAGAAAATGGGTGATCGCCTGCCGATCAAGGCTTCCATCGTTAATTTCCGGGCAGACCATGCGCGTATTTATTATATGGGCTTCGCAGGACAGATCCTGAAGGAGCTGGGCTTCACCCGTCCTCCTGAGCAAGAAGCGGACAAATGGGGAATCAAAGTCAACAGCAAGGAAAGCATACCAGACATGAATGCAGATACGTTGTTCGTATTTAACTCGGGTAAGGATCAGGCTGCTATTGAAAAAAATTATGAGGCTTGGACAAGCCATCCTTTGTGGAAAAACCTTGATGCATACAAGAAAAAGAGCATTTTTAAGGTTAATGAAGTGAATTGGAATCTGGCCGGTGGCTATTTGAGCGCAAATCTGATGCTGGATGATCTTTATCAATTGTATGATCTGAAATTATAA